The Vibrio gallaecicus genome contains a region encoding:
- a CDS encoding Abi family protein → MATFTKTAKTLDEQIALLQDRGLTIRDPERAKRYLEVISFFRLSSYMRPFQIPHDELHKFKAGAEFKSIVDLYAFDRELRLLMMDAIERVEVAVRATINNHMGIKYQTDDQNSGSHWYLNETLFRRDYGHKKMLSDVEHCQSRDHAQLLRDIQKIKKKNIANDIKEHHINNRIRESYPRFYQQTYQLPRLMPSWAMVEELTFGTISHIYKGLSKDADRKAIAKRFDTPQDVFQSWLHTLNFVRNCCAHHSRLWNRELSISPKIPNGEVWTLPDKLEPSQVRPKHRVYMVLLMLAHLMRQISPDSQWHNKVKALIVLHPSVPLAPMGFPDGWQEHIFWGGENE, encoded by the coding sequence ATGGCAACCTTTACGAAAACTGCTAAAACACTAGATGAACAAATAGCCTTACTGCAAGATCGTGGGCTTACGATTCGTGATCCCGAACGTGCCAAACGCTACCTCGAAGTAATCAGCTTTTTTCGCTTATCAAGTTATATGCGCCCGTTTCAAATCCCTCATGACGAGTTACACAAGTTTAAAGCTGGTGCTGAGTTTAAATCGATAGTCGATCTCTATGCTTTTGATCGTGAGCTGCGTCTGTTAATGATGGATGCTATTGAACGTGTTGAAGTTGCAGTTCGTGCCACTATTAATAACCACATGGGTATTAAATATCAAACAGATGACCAGAATTCTGGTTCTCACTGGTATTTGAATGAAACTTTGTTTCGTCGCGACTATGGCCATAAAAAAATGTTGAGTGATGTTGAGCATTGTCAATCTCGTGACCATGCACAATTGTTGAGAGATATTCAAAAAATCAAAAAGAAAAACATAGCGAACGATATTAAAGAGCATCACATCAACAACCGTATCCGTGAAAGCTATCCGAGATTTTATCAGCAGACTTATCAATTACCTAGATTGATGCCAAGCTGGGCGATGGTGGAAGAGTTAACCTTTGGTACGATTTCTCATATTTACAAAGGTTTATCGAAAGATGCAGATCGTAAAGCGATAGCTAAACGATTTGATACGCCTCAAGATGTGTTTCAAAGCTGGCTACATACACTTAATTTTGTTCGTAATTGCTGTGCCCACCATAGCCGTCTTTGGAACCGAGAATTATCCATTTCCCCTAAAATCCCTAATGGTGAAGTATGGACTTTGCCTGATAAATTAGAACCTAGCCAAGTTCGCCCCAAACACCGTGTTTATATGGTGTTGTTGATGTTGGCGCATTTGATGCGGCAAATTAGCCCTGATAGTCAATGGCACAATAAAGTCAAAGCTTTGATTGTATTACACCCATCGGTACCTTTGGCACCAATGGGCTTTCCTGATGGTTGGCAAGAACATATTTTTTGGGGTGGTGAGAATGAGTAA
- a CDS encoding restriction endonuclease subunit S has translation MSKYQAYPEYKDSGVEWLGEMPSHWRVIPIKHLADLNPKKSAIDHTLLNKECNFLPMEKLKLNSIVLDEKRLVSDVYDGYTYFEDGDVLMAKVTPCFENKNIAVACGLVNGVGFGSSEIYVLRSNEKTDNRFLYYRLQEDSFMDIATAAMTGAGGLKRVPSDVVNGYSLGTPEADEQTKIASFLDHETAKIDTLIDKQQQLIKLLKEKRQAVISHAVTKGLNPEAPMKGSGVEWLGKVPEHWDLVPLKYLCLFSGGGTPSKDNLAYWTNGTMPWVSPKDMKTFWVDKTQDYITDIAVKESSTNLVETGALLMVVRSGILQRTIPIAINTIPVTLNQDMKALRFNERMTAIYAANYIVGNVDKLLLEWSKEGATVESIEHEYLTNSLFPVPPVEEQQQIVDVLKVQMDRYDQLEQRSVKGIELLSERRTALISAAVTGKIDVRNWQVPVNQETQQEAG, from the coding sequence ATGAGTAAGTATCAGGCGTATCCAGAATATAAAGACTCTGGAGTTGAATGGTTAGGGGAAATGCCAAGCCATTGGCGAGTAATACCAATTAAACATTTAGCAGATTTAAACCCTAAAAAATCTGCAATTGACCATACATTGCTAAACAAAGAATGCAATTTCCTCCCTATGGAGAAGCTAAAACTGAACTCCATTGTTTTGGATGAGAAACGCCTAGTCAGCGATGTTTATGATGGCTATACATACTTCGAAGATGGAGATGTACTCATGGCTAAGGTAACCCCTTGCTTTGAGAATAAAAATATCGCAGTCGCTTGTGGATTGGTAAACGGCGTTGGTTTTGGTTCATCTGAGATTTACGTTCTTCGCTCTAATGAAAAGACAGATAACCGTTTTCTGTACTACCGCCTTCAAGAAGACAGTTTTATGGATATTGCAACCGCGGCGATGACGGGAGCTGGCGGTTTAAAGCGCGTACCATCAGATGTTGTTAATGGATATTCCCTTGGTACACCTGAGGCGGATGAACAAACCAAAATCGCCAGTTTCCTCGATCACGAAACCGCCAAAATCGATACCTTGATCGACAAGCAGCAGCAACTTATCAAACTGCTGAAAGAAAAGCGCCAAGCGGTGATCAGCCATGCGGTGACTAAGGGGCTAAACCCAGAGGCACCGATGAAAGGTTCTGGGGTGGAATGGTTGGGGAAAGTGCCTGAGCATTGGGATTTAGTACCACTCAAGTATCTTTGCCTATTTAGTGGGGGAGGTACGCCTTCAAAAGATAATTTAGCGTATTGGACTAACGGCACAATGCCTTGGGTTTCTCCTAAAGATATGAAAACGTTTTGGGTCGATAAGACCCAAGATTACATTACAGATATTGCTGTAAAGGAGTCTTCTACGAACTTGGTGGAAACAGGCGCTCTTCTGATGGTAGTACGCTCTGGAATATTACAAAGAACGATTCCGATAGCAATCAACACTATCCCTGTTACTTTGAATCAAGACATGAAAGCTCTTCGCTTTAATGAGCGAATGACTGCTATTTACGCTGCAAACTATATTGTTGGAAATGTAGATAAACTACTTTTAGAGTGGTCAAAAGAAGGTGCAACAGTTGAAAGTATAGAGCACGAATATCTTACTAATAGCTTGTTCCCTGTACCTCCAGTTGAAGAACAGCAACAAATTGTTGATGTTCTTAAGGTTCAAATGGATAGGTATGATCAACTAGAACAAAGATCTGTGAAGGGTATTGAGTTGCTGTCTGAACGTCGTACAGCCCTAATCTCAGCCGCCGTCACAGGTAAAATCGACGTACGTAATTGGCAAGTTCCTGTGAACCAAGAAACTCAGCAGGAGGCTGGTTAA
- a CDS encoding type I restriction endonuclease subunit R produces the protein MSTDSTQERIFQDDIIRQMVANGWIEGKPEGYNRDSALYEQDVLNFVKGTQPKEWEKFCKIYPNESDRHFIDALVVQLKKADVNATDQASRSFGTLGVLRHGLKIRNARFSLCQFQPEHNLNPETLARYQQNICRIVPELVYSPYATKEYVEATASSEKNSKAKAWRIDLVLFVNGLPVSTLELKSEFKQAVENAIKQYKRTRLPKDPATKKPEPLLTFKRGALVHFAVSQYEVYMATKLAGDDTFFLPFNKGTKEGGAGNDVPQDKSRYATDYLWNEVLVPDNLLNIIGRFVHLQIEEKEDWEGRKTKKETLIFPRYHQWDVVTKLIDAAIEEGTGNKYLVQHSAGSGKSNSIAWTAHQLSTLYDAEGNKQFHSVIVVTDRTVLDDQLQDTIYQFEHADGVVGRINNKEGDGSKSEKLASALENSQPIIIVTIQTFPFVLRAIENSTSLKERSYAVIADEAHSSQSGSTARQLKEVLMTEEADDDVELSSEDILDATIAARQGSANLNYYAFTATPKPKTMELFGRLPKPELAPSKQNKPEAYHVYSMRQAIEEGFILDVLKNYTNYKVMYQLAQKVEAADKEVDSKKAKVKLNQWVRLHDHNISQKVKVIVEHFKDNVMGLLGGQAKAMVVTSSRKEAVRYKLAFDKYVADALAEKKTGYDAIRAMVAFSGEVEFNANDPDSFAFIDQKFTEKNMNPDLKGRDMRKAFDSDDYQVMLVANKFQTGFDQPKLCAMYVDKKLGGVECVQTLSRLNRTYPGKAETGTFVLDFYNEPDEILGSFQPYYQTAELADVTDPNMVFDLYEKLRTSGIFLWSEVEQFCEAFFAKNKSNAAISNICHPAKERWQKRYTSAVEAYIKAKEMFERTKKTGDAVLIANAENSFKDCKQEKDRLEIFKKDLGSFTRFYEFMSQLVDYDDKELEKLSLYARHLRPLLREKVIEEDELDLDNVVMSHYRLSKIRQQDIQLKEDSPEYQLEPSTDIGTAKAKDKKEEFLSHILDKLNEVFITDNLSDKDMINYAFTVRDKLTENEAVMSQIANNTREQAMLGDFPQAIDDAILGSNEAHQEQMMQLLSDPTKTQQFARVIFDMLSGYKG, from the coding sequence ATGAGCACCGATTCAACTCAAGAACGCATCTTCCAAGATGACATCATTCGTCAGATGGTGGCGAATGGTTGGATAGAAGGTAAACCTGAAGGCTATAACCGAGACTCGGCACTCTATGAACAAGATGTGCTCAACTTTGTGAAAGGAACCCAACCGAAAGAATGGGAGAAGTTCTGTAAGATTTACCCAAATGAATCCGACCGTCACTTCATTGATGCCTTAGTAGTACAGCTTAAAAAAGCCGATGTGAATGCCACTGACCAAGCCTCCCGTAGTTTTGGTACTTTAGGTGTACTGCGTCACGGCTTGAAAATTCGCAATGCACGTTTCTCGCTGTGTCAGTTTCAGCCAGAGCATAACCTAAACCCTGAAACCTTGGCACGTTATCAGCAGAATATCTGCCGTATTGTTCCAGAACTGGTTTACAGCCCTTATGCAACTAAAGAATACGTAGAGGCGACAGCTTCCTCTGAAAAAAATAGTAAAGCTAAGGCGTGGCGTATTGATCTGGTGCTGTTCGTCAACGGCTTACCAGTATCAACGCTTGAACTGAAATCAGAGTTCAAGCAAGCGGTAGAGAATGCGATTAAGCAGTACAAACGTACTCGTCTACCCAAAGACCCTGCGACCAAGAAACCAGAGCCACTATTAACCTTTAAACGTGGTGCTTTGGTGCATTTCGCCGTGAGTCAGTACGAAGTCTACATGGCAACCAAATTGGCAGGTGACGACACCTTCTTTCTTCCTTTCAATAAAGGTACTAAAGAAGGCGGTGCGGGCAACGATGTGCCTCAAGACAAGAGCCGTTATGCTACAGATTATTTGTGGAATGAGGTATTAGTCCCTGACAACCTATTGAATATCATCGGTCGCTTTGTTCACCTACAAATTGAAGAGAAAGAAGATTGGGAAGGGCGTAAAACCAAGAAAGAAACGCTTATCTTCCCTCGTTACCACCAATGGGATGTAGTCACTAAGCTGATTGATGCCGCTATCGAAGAGGGTACTGGTAATAAGTATCTTGTGCAGCACAGTGCGGGTTCGGGTAAGTCGAACTCTATTGCATGGACAGCACACCAGCTTTCTACGCTTTATGATGCTGAAGGTAACAAGCAATTCCATTCTGTCATTGTTGTAACTGACAGAACCGTTCTTGATGACCAACTGCAAGATACTATCTACCAGTTTGAACATGCCGATGGTGTGGTAGGGCGTATCAATAACAAAGAGGGCGATGGTTCTAAGTCTGAGAAGTTGGCTTCAGCGTTAGAGAACTCGCAACCTATTATCATCGTGACCATTCAAACCTTCCCGTTTGTGCTGCGTGCAATAGAAAATAGCACTAGCTTGAAAGAGCGCAGCTATGCCGTAATCGCGGACGAAGCGCACTCTTCGCAAAGTGGTTCTACTGCTCGTCAATTGAAAGAAGTGTTGATGACCGAAGAAGCCGATGATGACGTTGAATTATCGTCGGAAGATATTTTGGATGCGACCATTGCAGCACGGCAAGGCAGTGCCAACCTTAATTACTACGCTTTCACAGCAACCCCGAAACCAAAGACAATGGAGCTATTTGGGCGTTTACCTAAGCCTGAGCTTGCGCCGTCCAAGCAGAATAAACCAGAAGCGTATCATGTGTATTCAATGCGCCAAGCTATTGAAGAAGGCTTTATTCTAGATGTGCTAAAGAACTACACCAACTATAAGGTGATGTATCAATTAGCGCAGAAGGTGGAGGCTGCTGATAAAGAAGTCGACAGCAAGAAAGCCAAGGTTAAGTTAAACCAGTGGGTACGCCTACACGATCACAACATCTCACAAAAGGTCAAAGTGATTGTTGAGCATTTCAAAGATAACGTCATGGGCTTATTAGGTGGTCAGGCTAAAGCAATGGTGGTCACCAGCTCTCGTAAAGAAGCAGTGCGTTATAAGCTAGCTTTTGATAAGTACGTGGCGGATGCGCTCGCCGAGAAGAAGACTGGCTATGATGCGATTCGCGCTATGGTAGCTTTCTCTGGCGAAGTCGAATTTAACGCCAATGATCCTGATAGCTTTGCTTTTATCGATCAGAAGTTCACGGAAAAGAACATGAACCCAGACTTAAAAGGTCGGGATATGCGTAAAGCCTTTGATAGTGACGACTATCAGGTAATGCTTGTGGCGAATAAGTTCCAAACAGGCTTTGACCAACCGAAGTTATGCGCTATGTACGTTGATAAGAAGCTAGGTGGCGTAGAGTGTGTTCAAACTCTTTCTCGCCTTAACCGTACTTATCCGGGCAAGGCAGAAACAGGCACATTCGTATTAGACTTTTACAATGAACCAGACGAGATTTTAGGTTCCTTCCAACCCTATTACCAAACCGCAGAATTGGCGGACGTCACCGATCCTAATATGGTGTTTGACCTGTATGAGAAGCTGCGTACCAGTGGTATTTTCTTATGGTCTGAAGTAGAGCAGTTTTGCGAAGCCTTCTTCGCCAAGAACAAATCTAATGCCGCAATCAGTAACATCTGTCACCCAGCCAAAGAGCGTTGGCAAAAGCGTTATACCTCAGCGGTAGAGGCTTATATTAAAGCCAAAGAGATGTTTGAACGCACCAAGAAAACAGGCGACGCTGTTCTTATTGCCAATGCAGAGAATAGTTTTAAAGACTGCAAGCAAGAGAAAGACCGTCTTGAGATATTCAAGAAGGATCTCGGCAGCTTTACCCGCTTCTATGAGTTTATGTCTCAGCTCGTTGATTACGATGATAAAGAGCTAGAAAAGTTAAGCCTATACGCTCGTCACTTGCGTCCGTTGTTGCGTGAGAAGGTGATTGAGGAAGATGAGCTAGATTTAGATAACGTTGTAATGAGTCACTACCGTCTATCCAAGATCCGTCAGCAAGATATTCAGCTCAAAGAAGATTCTCCTGAATACCAACTTGAGCCAAGTACCGATATAGGCACAGCTAAGGCAAAGGACAAGAAGGAAGAGTTCCTTTCCCATATTCTCGACAAACTCAACGAAGTGTTCATCACTGATAACCTGTCAGACAAAGACATGATCAATTATGCCTTTACTGTTCGAGACAAGCTCACGGAGAATGAAGCTGTAATGAGCCAAATTGCCAATAACACCCGTGAACAAGCAATGCTTGGTGATTTCCCACAGGCAATTGATGATGCGATTCTTGGAAGTAATGAAGCGCATCAAGAGCAGATGATGCAGCTTCTGTCTGACCCTACAAAAACTCAGCAGTTTGCGCGGGTTATCTTTGATATGTTGAGTGGGTATAAGGGATAA
- a CDS encoding helicase RepA family protein, which yields MKNTLTNTMKMLTAFSINEDLEKFKQEASESTFILDRFVLKGQSNTLFAPPNVGKTLLIINQLKEAYYAGRLNDLSVFYVNADDSQNGVIEKTEILARIGVHALVPGYNGFKSHSLLSILDGLSAENAANNVVIIVDTLKKFADTMDKKNMRTFGIKVSEFILKGGTFIGLGHTNKNRDLNNNLVYSGTSDLMEDVDCIYLMDIEDEKMDQSGRQTKYIKLTNQKLRGNNALELTYAYEKSESMSYVDMVDSVYNVDSDTYSKEKILRDEENKYTQFINQYQDAVSLITNLLSTTESDKTELREHLIKHTCYGRDKCIEIIDKLSGKLIDFKMGGKTGRKKFYYLITSA from the coding sequence ATGAAAAACACCCTAACAAATACAATGAAAATGCTTACTGCTTTTTCTATTAACGAAGACCTAGAAAAATTCAAACAAGAAGCTTCTGAAAGCACTTTTATTTTAGATAGGTTCGTCCTTAAAGGGCAATCAAACACCCTCTTCGCTCCACCGAACGTAGGTAAAACCTTACTAATCATCAATCAACTTAAAGAAGCCTACTATGCAGGGCGTCTTAATGACCTATCAGTCTTTTACGTCAATGCGGATGATTCTCAAAATGGTGTTATTGAGAAAACTGAAATCTTAGCCCGCATCGGTGTCCACGCGCTTGTCCCGGGCTACAACGGCTTCAAATCGCATTCACTGCTTAGCATTTTGGATGGGCTATCTGCCGAGAATGCTGCAAATAACGTTGTTATCATTGTCGACACACTAAAAAAGTTTGCCGACACAATGGACAAGAAGAACATGCGTACCTTTGGTATCAAAGTAAGCGAATTCATTCTTAAAGGCGGCACATTTATCGGCTTAGGTCATACCAACAAAAATCGAGATCTAAATAACAACCTTGTCTATTCTGGCACGTCAGATCTCATGGAGGATGTCGATTGTATTTACCTGATGGACATTGAAGATGAAAAAATGGATCAATCAGGACGACAAACCAAATACATCAAACTGACCAACCAAAAACTGCGCGGTAATAACGCGCTCGAACTCACATACGCTTATGAGAAATCTGAGAGTATGTCTTACGTTGATATGGTTGACTCTGTCTACAACGTCGACTCTGATACTTACTCGAAAGAGAAGATTTTGCGTGATGAGGAGAACAAATACACTCAATTTATCAACCAGTATCAAGATGCTGTTTCACTCATTACCAACCTATTAAGCACCACTGAATCAGACAAAACCGAACTGAGGGAGCATCTGATAAAACATACCTGTTATGGTCGTGACAAGTGTATTGAAATCATTGATAAGCTATCAGGCAAGCTCATTGACTTTAAAATGGGTGGCAAAACTGGGCGTAAAAAATTTTACTACCTCATCACCAGCGCTTAG
- a CDS encoding site-specific integrase, with the protein MPSTFIEKSNPKNKYCTKHKVRARTLQTDPLVAQKSRTFSTKSKARAFEKKLKDKFEKGDLSFFSQTQKHLSMSEVINACISSPRFIDLKVERASLLKRIARTSFGNAPADQLKAHHWFNLAEHMHDKWGNQPQTVAHNMSVLRSTLQDCNTILQLEIELDGNAAATKTARRRGYISRSAERTRRPSEDELNSIALELKKQSLNSRYKIPMLDIFEFALETAARRGEICSEKICWGNWNAENRTLTISNRKTPVKGQKITSTFELSSKAIEIIERQPRGKNSDPIFPYNADSVTTSWGRTMKKLKIKDLHFHDLRAEALCRLYEANWSLPAISKVSGHRDLNILNNIYLRFYPTLPSRLAA; encoded by the coding sequence ATGCCATCTACTTTTATTGAGAAATCGAACCCGAAAAACAAATACTGCACTAAACACAAAGTACGAGCGCGAACTCTTCAAACTGACCCGCTTGTTGCTCAAAAGTCACGTACCTTTTCAACCAAATCAAAGGCACGAGCTTTCGAAAAAAAACTCAAAGATAAGTTTGAGAAGGGTGATTTAAGCTTCTTCTCCCAAACGCAAAAACATCTATCTATGTCCGAGGTTATCAATGCGTGCATCAGCAGCCCTCGTTTCATTGATTTGAAAGTTGAGAGAGCTTCGCTACTCAAACGAATTGCTCGTACTTCTTTTGGCAATGCTCCCGCCGACCAGCTAAAAGCCCATCACTGGTTTAATTTAGCTGAACACATGCATGACAAATGGGGGAACCAACCTCAAACAGTTGCTCACAACATGTCAGTGCTGCGCTCAACTTTGCAAGATTGCAATACAATCTTGCAACTGGAAATTGAACTCGACGGCAATGCCGCTGCCACCAAGACTGCAAGACGCAGAGGCTATATATCACGCAGCGCGGAGCGTACTCGCCGCCCATCAGAAGATGAGCTGAATTCAATTGCACTAGAGCTTAAAAAGCAGAGCCTCAACTCTCGCTATAAAATTCCTATGCTAGATATTTTTGAGTTTGCACTAGAAACAGCAGCAAGACGTGGAGAGATTTGTAGTGAAAAGATCTGTTGGGGGAACTGGAATGCTGAAAATCGCACCCTTACGATCAGTAACCGTAAAACACCAGTCAAAGGTCAGAAGATAACTTCAACTTTTGAGCTATCGTCTAAAGCGATTGAAATTATTGAACGACAACCTCGCGGCAAAAACAGTGATCCTATTTTTCCCTACAACGCTGATTCGGTAACTACTTCTTGGGGAAGAACAATGAAAAAACTTAAGATTAAAGACCTGCACTTTCATGACCTTCGGGCAGAAGCACTATGTCGTTTGTATGAAGCAAACTGGAGTCTCCCTGCGATTTCGAAAGTCTCTGGTCATCGCGACTTGAACATCCTGAACAATATCTACTTACGCTTCTACCCGACACTACCCAGTCGTTTAGCCGCTTAG
- a CDS encoding site-specific integrase, producing the protein MATIHIEKIKRNSGIKYKARVRATRHNKRVFEKSKTFNKKTDATKWAKEIVKELDEQGIPSLDAPKRSILIGDLITLYLNDRITSKDLGRSKAAVLRRLRSYDIALVQADQLSAHHLVRHCRERLQEPTAPLPQTVYQDITYLRSIINVAGPMFGYLANIHAHNEAIPTLVQYGLIGRSNQRDRRATKEELILAEEGLHKRQSHRASHIPLVDIFHMSILTCMRLGEITRVTWDDLNLKDGTLTIRDRKDPRRKKGNHCTIPLFPEALEIIKRQAKSEECIFPYKATSVGAAWQRMCREQGISDLHYHDLRAEGACQLFERGLNIVEISKITGHRDINVLNNIYLRLGVGDLHNR; encoded by the coding sequence ATGGCTACAATTCACATCGAAAAAATTAAACGCAATTCTGGGATCAAGTATAAAGCGCGCGTTAGAGCAACACGTCACAACAAACGAGTATTTGAAAAGTCAAAAACATTTAACAAGAAAACTGATGCCACCAAATGGGCAAAAGAAATCGTTAAAGAGCTAGATGAGCAGGGTATTCCTTCCCTTGATGCCCCTAAGAGAAGCATCTTAATTGGTGACCTCATCACCCTCTACCTAAATGACCGAATTACTTCCAAAGATCTTGGCCGCTCCAAAGCGGCTGTTTTGAGACGGTTGCGTAGTTATGACATTGCTTTGGTACAGGCAGATCAGCTTAGTGCCCACCATTTAGTTAGACATTGCCGAGAACGTTTGCAAGAACCGACAGCACCACTGCCGCAAACTGTCTATCAAGACATCACATATCTGCGTAGTATTATTAACGTTGCAGGGCCAATGTTTGGATATTTAGCCAACATACACGCCCACAACGAAGCAATACCGACTCTCGTTCAGTACGGATTGATTGGCCGCAGTAATCAACGAGATCGCCGAGCAACGAAAGAAGAATTGATACTGGCTGAAGAAGGCTTGCATAAACGTCAGAGCCATCGAGCATCACATATACCTTTAGTCGATATCTTCCACATGTCAATTCTAACATGCATGAGGCTTGGAGAGATTACCCGTGTCACTTGGGACGATTTGAACCTTAAAGACGGCACGTTGACCATTCGAGACCGTAAAGATCCTAGAAGGAAGAAAGGTAATCATTGCACGATACCACTGTTTCCTGAGGCATTAGAGATCATCAAACGGCAGGCTAAAAGCGAAGAGTGTATCTTCCCGTATAAAGCCACCTCAGTAGGTGCGGCATGGCAACGAATGTGCCGAGAACAAGGTATTAGTGACTTGCACTATCACGACCTCCGTGCTGAAGGCGCATGCCAACTGTTTGAACGAGGGTTGAACATTGTAGAAATATCTAAAATCACGGGGCACAGGGACATCAATGTCCTAAATAATATCTACCTTCGATTAGGGGTTGGTGACCTTCACAATCGATAA
- the dusA gene encoding tRNA dihydrouridine(20/20a) synthase DusA — protein MFAPSRFSVAPMLDWTDRHCRYFHRLLSQQTLLYTEMVTTGAILHGKGDFLQYSEQEHPIALQLGGSNPVDLAACAKLAAERGYDEVNLNVGCPSDRVQNGRFGACLMAEPELVADCVSAMKEVADIPITVKTRIGIDDLDSYEFLTQFISTVYEKGGCEQFTIHARKAWLSGLSPKENREIPPLDYERAYQIKKDFPELVIALNGGITTLEDSKEHLKHLDGVMIGREAYHSPFILAEVDQQIFGLDTPIKKRSQVVEEMYPYIERELSNGASLGHISRHMLGLFQSMPGARQWRRYISENAHKKGSGIEVIETALAKIPKELNV, from the coding sequence ATGTTCGCACCATCTCGATTCTCGGTAGCACCCATGCTCGATTGGACTGACCGCCATTGTCGTTATTTCCACCGTTTGCTTTCACAGCAGACGCTTTTGTATACCGAGATGGTGACGACAGGTGCAATCCTTCATGGTAAAGGTGATTTCCTTCAATACAGTGAGCAGGAACATCCTATTGCTTTGCAGCTTGGCGGTTCAAACCCAGTTGATTTAGCGGCTTGCGCTAAGTTAGCGGCAGAGCGTGGCTATGATGAAGTAAACCTTAACGTAGGTTGCCCTTCTGATCGTGTTCAAAATGGTCGTTTTGGTGCGTGCTTAATGGCTGAACCAGAGCTGGTGGCTGATTGTGTAAGCGCAATGAAAGAAGTGGCTGATATTCCTATCACTGTGAAAACGCGAATTGGTATCGATGATCTAGATTCATATGAGTTTCTTACGCAGTTTATTTCAACTGTCTATGAGAAAGGCGGATGTGAACAATTCACTATTCATGCACGTAAAGCTTGGTTAAGTGGTCTAAGCCCAAAAGAGAATCGAGAGATCCCACCTCTAGACTATGAGCGAGCATACCAAATTAAGAAAGACTTCCCTGAGCTTGTTATTGCGTTGAATGGTGGTATCACCACACTGGAAGACTCGAAAGAGCACCTGAAGCATTTAGATGGTGTGATGATTGGTCGTGAGGCTTATCATAGCCCGTTTATCTTGGCTGAAGTTGATCAGCAAATATTTGGTTTAGATACGCCAATTAAGAAGCGCTCACAGGTAGTTGAAGAGATGTATCCGTACATTGAACGTGAGTTATCAAATGGCGCAAGCCTAGGGCACATTTCTCGTCATATGCTTGGTTTGTTCCAAAGCATGCCGGGCGCAAGACAATGGCGTCGTTATATTAGTGAGAATGCGCATAAGAAAGGCTCTGGAATCGAAGTAATCGAAACGGCTCTCGCTAAAATCCCTAAAGAGCTTAATGTATAG
- the pspG gene encoding envelope stress response protein PspG, giving the protein MFELIFVLIFVATLLVTGITFMTVLAATAIALIVMFVLGMMGVVLKLLPWLIVIALGVWFFKNFVYSTR; this is encoded by the coding sequence ATGTTTGAATTGATTTTTGTTTTAATTTTTGTCGCAACGCTGTTGGTTACCGGTATTACTTTTATGACGGTCCTAGCTGCAACCGCTATCGCATTAATTGTGATGTTTGTTTTAGGCATGATGGGTGTCGTGCTTAAACTTTTACCTTGGCTTATTGTGATTGCTCTTGGTGTTTGGTTCTTTAAGAACTTTGTCTACTCGACTCGTTAA
- a CDS encoding TIGR04219 family outer membrane beta-barrel protein has protein sequence MNKLPLVALVGLLSFNASSFAATETDSFYKGKVGADMWWGSTKLNEVRKDDSSSPSLYFAFEHKFPMLPNASIRYTTIDSSDLAFDKYDYTFYYNVLDHDLMHFDAGITVTQYSGSKYIEPVNGGQSDFDELTWSFYGGAEINVPKTNIDFIGSMEFGDSKGIKSTDLMAGVQYRLPVVDSEVAFRGGYRVIDLDSDEVFASDAGKAFVMVDGWFMGAELRF, from the coding sequence ATGAATAAACTACCGTTGGTTGCGTTAGTAGGCTTGTTGTCTTTTAATGCTTCTTCTTTCGCAGCGACTGAAACTGATTCTTTTTATAAAGGAAAAGTGGGGGCTGACATGTGGTGGGGAAGCACTAAGTTGAATGAAGTTAGAAAAGACGACTCGAGTTCACCTTCGCTGTATTTTGCATTTGAACATAAATTTCCAATGCTTCCTAACGCAAGCATTCGCTATACCACAATTGACTCTAGTGACTTAGCATTCGATAAATACGATTATACTTTTTACTACAATGTATTAGATCATGACTTAATGCATTTTGATGCTGGTATCACTGTGACTCAGTATTCTGGTTCTAAGTATATTGAACCTGTAAACGGTGGTCAGTCTGATTTTGACGAGTTAACTTGGAGCTTTTATGGCGGCGCTGAGATAAACGTTCCTAAAACGAATATTGATTTTATTGGCTCAATGGAATTTGGTGACAGTAAGGGCATTAAAAGCACTGACTTAATGGCTGGTGTTCAATATCGTTTACCAGTTGTTGATTCTGAAGTTGCATTTCGAGGCGGCTATAGAGTTATCGACCTTGATTCTGATGAGGTATTCGCTTCAGATGCAGGTAAAGCTTTCGTAATGGTTGATGGCTGGTTTATGGGTGCAGAGCTGCGCTTTTAA